From Nicotiana tabacum cultivar K326 chromosome 22, ASM71507v2, whole genome shotgun sequence, one genomic window encodes:
- the LOC107777607 gene encoding pentatricopeptide repeat-containing protein At4g39530-like isoform X2 gives MFPRAMRKLCRISCTFNSSCPKPLNENSAQSLIRRFTVSSSSPLEEHYPSIPRTRRTQRHYLSELLFSLANSALHYNVVHSQVIVSGFQSNTFLNNIFIRAYSKAGCLEYARTLFDKMPKRDIITWSSVITMYTQSGYYEEALLVFSDFISSYEEDPNEFLLASVVSCCGRLGSAVKGAQLHCFVLKAGFDQFVYVGTSLIDFYSKGGDVGAARLIFNDLSVKNTATWTAIIAACANAGKSGLSLQLLRNMLETDVVPDNYMVSSILGACSSLEYLEGGKEMHAYVLRRGAKMDVTVTDVLIDFYMKCGKVKTARKVFDQMEVIDAISWTTMISGYMQNSSDWEAISMFRDMNSLGWSLDRFACSSVLISCGSLETLDLGRQVHAYTVKANVDSDGFVKNSLIDMYSKCDSFGDARKAFDCMVNHDVISYNTLIEACLTQDRLYEAFELFAEMRDNLILPSLLTFVSLLGASASLFSLALSTQLHALTIKFGFLAGMFVRSILIDVYSKCSSVKDARQVFNEMNEKDIAVWNSMLFGYIQQCENEEALKLFLKLQHCLQKPNTLTFVALIASSSNLVSLLHGLQFHNQIVKVGLDFDPHVTNALVDMYSKCGSLDEAQRMFDSALQRDIACWNSMISTYAQHGEAKEAINMFEKMINDGHKPNNVTFVGVLSACSHVGLVEEGLHHFYSMSRYGIEPETEHYVCIVSLLGRAGKLVEAMQFIEQMPIPPAAIVWRSLLSACREAGHIDLGKYAASMAISIDPKDSGSYILLSNIFASKGMWINVKKLREKMDSNGVLKETGCSWIEINNEVHLFIARDQSHRQTDLIYSFMELLVRHMKGMEYDPEDTTFSNE, from the coding sequence ATGTTTCCCCGTGCAATGAGAAAACTGTGTCGGATAAGCTGCACGTTCAACTCATCTTGTCCAAAACCCCTCAACGAAAATAGTGCTCAATCTCTTATCAGACGCTTCACAGTCTCATCATCATCTCCACTTGAAGAACACTATCCTAGTATTCCTCGTACCAGAAGAACCCAACGGCACTATTTAAGCGAGCTATTATTCTCGCTAGCTAACTCCGCATTACACTACAACGTAGTCCATAGTCAAGTGATTGTTTCTGGGTTTCAAAGCAATACTTTCCTTAACAACATCTTCATTCGGGCGTATTCGAAAGCCGGATGTTTGGAATATGCCCGTACTTTGTTCGACAAAATGCCTAAAAGGGATATAATCACTTGGTCTTCAGTGATTACTATGTATACCCAAAGTGGGTATTATGAGGAGGCCTTATTGGTCTTCTCTGACTTTATAAGTAGTTATGAGGAGGACCCGAATGAGTTTCTCTTGGCTAGTGTTGTTAGCTGTTGTGGACGGTTAGGTAGTGCCGTGAAAGGTGCTCAATTGCACTGTTTTGTGCTTAAAGCTGGTTTTGATCAGTTTGTGTATGTTGGTACGTCTTTAATCGATTTTTACTCCAAGGGTGGAGATGTAGGTGCGGCAAGACTAATTTTTAATGATTTGTCCGTGAAGAATACGGCCACTTGGACCGCAATAATTGCAGCGTGTGCAAATGCGGGAAAGAGTGGACTTTCCTTGCAGCTATTGAGAAATATGTTGGAGACTGATGTTGTTCCTGATAATTATAtggtttcaagtatcttgggtgcTTGTTCGTCGCTTGAGTATCTTGAAGGAGGAAAGGAAATGCATGCATATGTGCTTAGACGAGGCGCAAAGATGGATGTTACAGTGACTGATGTTCTTATTGATTTCTATATGAAGTGTGGTAAGGTTAAGACTGCAAGGAAAGTGTTTGATCAAATGGAGGTTATTGACGCTATTTCTTGGACAACAATGATCTCTGGGTACATGCAGAATTCTTCTGACTGGGAAGCCATAAGCATGTTTAGAGATATGAACAGTTTGGGTTGGAGTCTAGATAGATTTGCTTGCAGTAGTGTACTTATCTCTTGTGGCTCGCTTGAAACTTTAGATCTGGGAAGACAAGTGCATGCTTATACCGTGAAAGCTAATGTTGATTCTGATGGCTTTGTGAAGAATAGCTTGATCGATATGTACTCAAAATGTGATTCATTTGGTGATGCAAGGAAGGCTTTTGACTGTATGGTTAATCATGATGTAATATCTTATAACACCCTTATTGAAGCTTGTTTAACGCAGGATAGGCTGTATGAAGCTTTTGAACTATTTGCTGAAATGAGAGATAATCTGATTCTTCCAAGTCTTTTGACTTTTGTTAGCCTGCTTGGTGCGTCAGCTTCACTCTTTTCCTTGGCGTTGAGTACGCAGCTTCATGCTCTCACCATAAAATTTGGTTTTTTGGCTGGCATGTTTGTTCGTAGCATCCTAATAgatgtttactcaaaatgttcaTCTGTTAAAGATGCAAGGCAAGTATTTAATGAGATGAATGAGAAGGATATTGCTGTATGGAATTCTATGTTGTTTGGGTATATACAACAGTGTGAAAATGAAGAGGCTCTAAAGCTCTTCCTAAAATTGCAGCATTGTTTGCAAAAGCCAAATACGTTGACTTTTGTTGCCCTCATTGCTTCTTCTAGTAACCTCGTAAGTCTCCTCCACGGTCTCCAGTTTCATAACCAGATTGTAAAAGTCGGCCTAGATTTTGATCCACATGTTACAAATGCACTGGTTGATATGTACTCCAAGTGTGGAAGCTTGGACGAAGCACAGAGGATGTTTGATTCAGCTCTCCAGAGAGATATCGCATGTTGGAATTCTATGATATCCACTTATGCACAGCATGGAGAAGCAAAAGAAGCTATTAATATGTTTGAGAAAATGATAAATGATGGACATAAGCCTAACAATGTCACTTTTGTTGGAGTGCTTTCAGCATGTAGCCATGTAGGGCTTGTTGAAGAAGGATTGCATCACTTCTATTCCATGTCCAGGTATGGTATTGAACCAGAAACAGAGCATTATGTTTGCATTGTTTCTCTCTTGGGCCGGGCTGGTAAACTGGTTGAAGCAATGCAATTCATTGAACAAATGCCCATTCCACCAGCTGCCATTGTGTGGAGGAGTTTGCTTAGTGCGTGTAGAGAAGCTGGTCATATAGACCTGGGAAAATATGCAGCATCGATGGCGATATCTATTGATCCAAAAGACAGTGGATCATATATCctactttcaaatatttttgCGTCTAAAGGCATGTGGATCAATGTTAAAAAGTTAAGAGAGAAAATGGATAGCAACGGCGTGTTGAAAGAAACAGGGTGTAGTTGGATAGAAATAAATAATGAGGTGCATTTGTTTATTGCAAGGGACCAAAGTCATCGCCAAACTGATTTGATTTATTCATTTATGGAACTTCTGGTTCGGCATATGAAAGGGATGGAGTATGATCCTGAGGATACTACCTTCTCAAATGAGTAA
- the LOC107777607 gene encoding pentatricopeptide repeat-containing protein At4g39530-like isoform X1: MFPRAMRKLCRISCTFNSSCPKPLNENSAQSLIRRFTVSSSSPLEEHYPSIPRTRRTQRHYLSELLFSLANSALHYNVVHSQVIVSGFQSNTFLNNIFIRAYSKAGCLEYARTLFDKMPKRDIITWSSVITMYTQSGYYEEALLVFSDFISSYEEDPNEFLLASVVSCCGRLGSAVKGAQLHCFVLKAGFDQFVYVGTSLIDFYSKGGDVGAARLIFNDLSVKNTATWTAIIAACANAGKSGLSLQLLRNMLETDVVPDNYMVSSILGACSSLEYLEGGKEMHAYVLRRGAKMDVTVTDVLIDFYMKCGKVKTARKVFDQMEVIDAISWTTMISGYMQNSSDWEAISMFRDMNSLGWSLDRFACSSVLISCGSLETLDLGRQVHAYTVKANVDSDGFVKNSLIDMYSKCDSFGDARKAFDCMVNHDVISYNTLIEACLTQDRLYEAFELFAEMRDNLILPSLLTFVSLLGASASLFSLALSTQLHALTIKFGFLAGMFVRSILIDVYSKCSSVKDARQVFNEMNEKDIAVWNSMLFGYIQQCENEEALKLFLKLQHCLQKPNTLTFVALIASSSNLVSLLHGLQFHNQIVKVGLDFDPHVTNALVDMYSKCGSLDEAQRMFDSALQRDIACWNSMISTYAQHGEAKEAINMFEKMINDGHKPNNVTFVGVLSACSHVGLVEEGLHHFYSMSRYGIEPETEHYVCIVSLLGRAGKLVEAMQFIEQMPIPPAAIVWRSLLSACREAGHIDLGKYAASMAISIDPKDSGSYILLSNIFASKGMWINVKKLREKMDSNGVLKETGCSWIEINNEVHLFIARDQSHRQTDLIYSFMELLVRHMKGMEYDPEDTTFSNEYAIFKNISEQGGRRCPK, encoded by the exons ATGTTTCCCCGTGCAATGAGAAAACTGTGTCGGATAAGCTGCACGTTCAACTCATCTTGTCCAAAACCCCTCAACGAAAATAGTGCTCAATCTCTTATCAGACGCTTCACAGTCTCATCATCATCTCCACTTGAAGAACACTATCCTAGTATTCCTCGTACCAGAAGAACCCAACGGCACTATTTAAGCGAGCTATTATTCTCGCTAGCTAACTCCGCATTACACTACAACGTAGTCCATAGTCAAGTGATTGTTTCTGGGTTTCAAAGCAATACTTTCCTTAACAACATCTTCATTCGGGCGTATTCGAAAGCCGGATGTTTGGAATATGCCCGTACTTTGTTCGACAAAATGCCTAAAAGGGATATAATCACTTGGTCTTCAGTGATTACTATGTATACCCAAAGTGGGTATTATGAGGAGGCCTTATTGGTCTTCTCTGACTTTATAAGTAGTTATGAGGAGGACCCGAATGAGTTTCTCTTGGCTAGTGTTGTTAGCTGTTGTGGACGGTTAGGTAGTGCCGTGAAAGGTGCTCAATTGCACTGTTTTGTGCTTAAAGCTGGTTTTGATCAGTTTGTGTATGTTGGTACGTCTTTAATCGATTTTTACTCCAAGGGTGGAGATGTAGGTGCGGCAAGACTAATTTTTAATGATTTGTCCGTGAAGAATACGGCCACTTGGACCGCAATAATTGCAGCGTGTGCAAATGCGGGAAAGAGTGGACTTTCCTTGCAGCTATTGAGAAATATGTTGGAGACTGATGTTGTTCCTGATAATTATAtggtttcaagtatcttgggtgcTTGTTCGTCGCTTGAGTATCTTGAAGGAGGAAAGGAAATGCATGCATATGTGCTTAGACGAGGCGCAAAGATGGATGTTACAGTGACTGATGTTCTTATTGATTTCTATATGAAGTGTGGTAAGGTTAAGACTGCAAGGAAAGTGTTTGATCAAATGGAGGTTATTGACGCTATTTCTTGGACAACAATGATCTCTGGGTACATGCAGAATTCTTCTGACTGGGAAGCCATAAGCATGTTTAGAGATATGAACAGTTTGGGTTGGAGTCTAGATAGATTTGCTTGCAGTAGTGTACTTATCTCTTGTGGCTCGCTTGAAACTTTAGATCTGGGAAGACAAGTGCATGCTTATACCGTGAAAGCTAATGTTGATTCTGATGGCTTTGTGAAGAATAGCTTGATCGATATGTACTCAAAATGTGATTCATTTGGTGATGCAAGGAAGGCTTTTGACTGTATGGTTAATCATGATGTAATATCTTATAACACCCTTATTGAAGCTTGTTTAACGCAGGATAGGCTGTATGAAGCTTTTGAACTATTTGCTGAAATGAGAGATAATCTGATTCTTCCAAGTCTTTTGACTTTTGTTAGCCTGCTTGGTGCGTCAGCTTCACTCTTTTCCTTGGCGTTGAGTACGCAGCTTCATGCTCTCACCATAAAATTTGGTTTTTTGGCTGGCATGTTTGTTCGTAGCATCCTAATAgatgtttactcaaaatgttcaTCTGTTAAAGATGCAAGGCAAGTATTTAATGAGATGAATGAGAAGGATATTGCTGTATGGAATTCTATGTTGTTTGGGTATATACAACAGTGTGAAAATGAAGAGGCTCTAAAGCTCTTCCTAAAATTGCAGCATTGTTTGCAAAAGCCAAATACGTTGACTTTTGTTGCCCTCATTGCTTCTTCTAGTAACCTCGTAAGTCTCCTCCACGGTCTCCAGTTTCATAACCAGATTGTAAAAGTCGGCCTAGATTTTGATCCACATGTTACAAATGCACTGGTTGATATGTACTCCAAGTGTGGAAGCTTGGACGAAGCACAGAGGATGTTTGATTCAGCTCTCCAGAGAGATATCGCATGTTGGAATTCTATGATATCCACTTATGCACAGCATGGAGAAGCAAAAGAAGCTATTAATATGTTTGAGAAAATGATAAATGATGGACATAAGCCTAACAATGTCACTTTTGTTGGAGTGCTTTCAGCATGTAGCCATGTAGGGCTTGTTGAAGAAGGATTGCATCACTTCTATTCCATGTCCAGGTATGGTATTGAACCAGAAACAGAGCATTATGTTTGCATTGTTTCTCTCTTGGGCCGGGCTGGTAAACTGGTTGAAGCAATGCAATTCATTGAACAAATGCCCATTCCACCAGCTGCCATTGTGTGGAGGAGTTTGCTTAGTGCGTGTAGAGAAGCTGGTCATATAGACCTGGGAAAATATGCAGCATCGATGGCGATATCTATTGATCCAAAAGACAGTGGATCATATATCctactttcaaatatttttgCGTCTAAAGGCATGTGGATCAATGTTAAAAAGTTAAGAGAGAAAATGGATAGCAACGGCGTGTTGAAAGAAACAGGGTGTAGTTGGATAGAAATAAATAATGAGGTGCATTTGTTTATTGCAAGGGACCAAAGTCATCGCCAAACTGATTTGATTTATTCATTTATGGAACTTCTGGTTCGGCATATGAAAGGGATGGAGTATGATCCTGAGGATACTACCTTCTCAAATGA ATATGCTATTTTCAAGAACATAAGTGAGCAAGGTGGTCGTAGATGCCCAAAATGA